A single region of the Enterococcus mundtii genome encodes:
- the udk gene encoding uridine kinase, which translates to MTKSKPIIIGVTGGSGSGKTSVSRGIFSHFPDHSIMMLEQDSYYKDQSHLSFEERLNTNYDHPFAFDNELLIQHVEKLLNYEAIEKPVYDYVAHTRSQATIIQEPKEVIILEGILILEDERLRDLMDIKIYVDTDDDIRIIRRIKRDMEERGRTLDSVIEQYLTVVKPMYHQFIEPTKRYADIIVPEGGENHVAIDLITTKVASYLGERAV; encoded by the coding sequence ATGACAAAAAGCAAGCCAATTATCATTGGTGTGACGGGCGGATCGGGAAGCGGAAAGACAAGCGTCAGCCGAGGGATTTTTAGTCACTTTCCAGACCACTCCATCATGATGCTTGAACAAGATTCTTATTATAAAGATCAAAGTCATCTTAGCTTTGAAGAACGGTTGAATACAAACTACGATCATCCTTTTGCCTTTGATAATGAACTGCTGATCCAGCACGTTGAAAAACTACTGAACTATGAAGCCATTGAAAAACCAGTCTATGATTATGTTGCTCATACGAGAAGTCAAGCAACAATCATCCAAGAACCAAAAGAAGTGATTATTTTGGAAGGTATCTTGATTTTAGAAGACGAGCGTTTACGTGATTTGATGGATATCAAGATCTATGTAGATACAGACGATGACATTCGGATCATTCGCCGGATCAAACGTGATATGGAAGAGCGCGGCCGTACCTTAGATTCTGTGATCGAACAATATTTAACAGTCGTTAAGCCGATGTATCATCAGTTTATTGAACCAACAAAACGTTACGCTGATATTATCGTTCCAGAAGGTGGCGAAAATCACGTAGCTATTGACTTGATCACAACGAAAGTAGCAAGTTATCTCGGAGAACGCGCTGTATAA
- a CDS encoding helix-turn-helix domain-containing protein, giving the protein MLLERIDLLISENKMTRAELERKLNFSHGSLRNWNKSIPSGDKIQKVADYFDVSTDYLLGRSDKRRYYELSKKEKNDIAIQAEELIEGITNGENLNFYGEPATKDQKDRLLIAIKTAMEMNKEEAKQKFTRKDYRD; this is encoded by the coding sequence TTGCTTTTAGAACGGATAGATTTATTGATAAGTGAGAATAAAATGACACGTGCAGAATTAGAAAGGAAACTTAACTTCAGTCACGGTAGTCTTAGAAACTGGAACAAAAGTATACCTTCTGGTGACAAAATTCAAAAAGTAGCAGATTACTTTGATGTAAGTACTGATTATCTGTTAGGACGTTCAGACAAACGTCGTTACTATGAACTCTCCAAAAAGGAAAAGAATGATATTGCTATTCAAGCGGAAGAATTAATTGAAGGAATTACTAACGGAGAAAACCTTAATTTTTATGGCGAACCAGCAACAAAAGATCAAAAAGATCGGCTATTAATTGCTATTAAAACTGCAATGGAAATGAATAAGGAAGAGGCAAAACAGAAATTTACTAGAAAAGACTATAGAGACTAG
- a CDS encoding ImmA/IrrE family metallo-endopeptidase, which produces MSVYLNSEFEKIIRKYQPSNVYQLVKDAKCKLLYADLDFETGGCTQTNNRCHTIIVNRNWPEHYQQFVILHEFSHIQLHGGASTPFYRTLGLDKFISKMEYEANYLAVQLILHLQDQSIIGDLNKYELLDYMGLPYELYRYM; this is translated from the coding sequence ATGAGCGTGTATCTAAATAGCGAGTTTGAAAAAATCATAAGAAAGTACCAACCCTCTAATGTCTATCAGCTGGTAAAAGATGCAAAATGCAAGCTACTATATGCTGACCTTGATTTCGAAACAGGTGGATGTACACAAACCAATAATCGATGTCATACAATAATTGTCAACAGGAACTGGCCAGAACATTATCAGCAGTTTGTCATATTACACGAATTTAGTCACATACAACTACACGGTGGAGCCAGTACTCCATTTTATCGTACCTTAGGTTTAGATAAATTTATCTCTAAAATGGAGTATGAGGCTAATTATCTCGCTGTACAATTGATTTTACACTTGCAAGACCAATCTATTATAGGAGATTTAAATAAATATGAACTGCTAGACTACATGGGACTACCTTATGAATTATATAGATATATGTAA
- a CDS encoding MazG-like family protein: MNELTMNIEKWAKNKGLDQAQPEKQMLKVIEELGEVGAGMARGNLEAIKDGIGDTLVTLIILAMQHGLTADECLEQTWNEIKGRTGQMIDGVFVKSSDLEDSK, from the coding sequence ATGAACGAACTGACAATGAATATTGAGAAATGGGCTAAAAATAAAGGATTGGATCAGGCTCAACCAGAGAAGCAGATGTTGAAGGTAATTGAGGAACTTGGAGAGGTCGGCGCTGGCATGGCTCGTGGCAATTTAGAAGCCATAAAAGATGGTATCGGAGACACGCTTGTTACTCTTATCATTTTAGCTATGCAACATGGGTTGACTGCTGATGAGTGCTTAGAACAGACTTGGAACGAAATCAAAGGACGTACTGGGCAAATGATTGATGGGGTGTTTGTGAAGTCTAGTGATCTGGAGGACAGCAAATGA
- the dcm gene encoding DNA (cytosine-5-)-methyltransferase, with translation MRFLDLFAGIGGFRLGMEYAGHECVGFCEIDKFARASYKAIHETEGEVEMNDITTVSDEFIRGIGSVDVICGGFPCQAFSIAGKRKGFEDTRGTLFFEIARFASILRPRYLFLENVKGLLNHEGGATFETILRALDELGYDCEWDCINSKDYVPQNRERVFIIGYLRGERTKKIFPFERENRTAIENNIKPINDLKKTRELLNFDSTNRFYDVSGISPCLNTMQGGDREPKIAIVGNINPSGNGMNGQVYSSNGLSPTLTTNKGEGTKIVVPVLTPDRFEKRQNGRRFKEDGEEMFTLTAQDRHGILVREATTKGYAEALPGDSVNISHPNSETRRGRVGKGIANTLLTGEEQAVVTENYRIRKLTPRECWRLQGFPDWAFDRAKQVNSDSQLYKQAGNSVTVPVIADIAKRL, from the coding sequence ATGAGATTTTTAGACTTATTCGCAGGCATCGGCGGATTTCGATTAGGTATGGAATACGCTGGACATGAATGCGTAGGCTTCTGCGAGATCGATAAATTCGCAAGAGCTAGCTACAAAGCAATACACGAAACAGAAGGAGAGGTGGAAATGAATGATATCACAACAGTATCAGATGAGTTTATTCGAGGAATCGGAAGTGTCGACGTTATCTGTGGAGGATTTCCGTGTCAGGCTTTCTCGATTGCAGGAAAGCGGAAAGGTTTCGAAGATACTAGAGGAACTCTCTTCTTTGAAATTGCAAGGTTCGCATCTATTCTCAGACCACGCTATCTATTCCTTGAGAACGTCAAAGGACTCCTCAATCACGAAGGAGGGGCTACGTTCGAGACGATCCTCAGAGCCTTGGATGAACTCGGGTATGACTGTGAGTGGGACTGTATTAACTCTAAAGACTACGTTCCACAAAACAGGGAGCGAGTATTCATTATCGGATATCTTAGAGGAGAACGTACCAAAAAAATATTTCCTTTCGAGAGAGAAAACCGAACAGCTATTGAAAACAATATAAAACCAATTAATGATTTAAAGAAAACAAGAGAACTATTAAATTTTGATAGTACAAATAGATTTTATGATGTATCAGGAATATCCCCTTGTTTGAACACGATGCAAGGCGGAGATAGAGAGCCGAAGATTGCCATTGTAGGAAATATAAATCCTAGTGGAAATGGAATGAATGGACAAGTATATTCATCGAACGGATTAAGTCCTACATTAACTACAAATAAAGGTGAGGGGACAAAAATCGTAGTTCCAGTATTAACGCCGGATAGATTTGAAAAGAGGCAAAACGGAAGACGATTCAAAGAAGATGGGGAAGAGATGTTTACTCTCACTGCTCAAGATAGACATGGAATCCTAGTCAGAGAAGCAACTACAAAAGGATACGCTGAAGCTTTACCAGGTGATAGTGTAAATATCTCTCATCCTAACTCGGAAACTAGACGTGGTCGAGTTGGTAAAGGAATAGCAAATACACTACTAACTGGTGAGGAGCAAGCAGTTGTTACAGAAAACTATCGAATCCGTAAACTTACACCTCGTGAATGTTGGCGTCTACAAGGTTTTCCAGATTGGGCATTTGATCGAGCAAAACAAGTAAACAGCGATAGTCAACTATACAAGCAAGCTGGAAATAGTGTGACGGTTCCAGTGATTGCAGATATAGCAAAGAGATTGTGA
- a CDS encoding helix-turn-helix domain-containing protein, producing MINLALVNLDDLKILLSEHSIPNEVWNSKQAADYLTVSVPTLHKEAELGKVPGVRIGKDWKFSSIALYQYVSKKEESK from the coding sequence ATGATTAATCTAGCTTTAGTCAATTTAGATGATTTAAAGATTTTGTTATCAGAGCATTCCATTCCAAATGAAGTCTGGAATTCGAAGCAAGCAGCTGATTACTTAACAGTCAGTGTTCCAACTTTGCATAAAGAAGCTGAACTTGGAAAAGTTCCTGGAGTGCGAATTGGCAAAGATTGGAAGTTTTCTTCAATCGCTTTATATCAATATGTATCTAAAAAGGAGGAATCAAAATGA
- a CDS encoding tyrosine-type recombinase/integrase has protein sequence MATFRKRGKQWEYRIRYVDPFTGKKAEHSKSGFKTKAEAEYAASVAFIDVKDGNVKNNPNILFKDYADHWFELYKRTVKETSLRSRKQYLKTLKSTMGQLKLKDLTDNLYQKKLNELSKKYKKNSLLSINQIAQMVAKQAVKDRYFKYNPIANVKIPHYEDSEEKIKHWDLIDINKFDKYVKSEITKKRKPCNAYISLEKQRDLALYYLLIYGGLRIGEACSLYVNDYYPLTKEINISKTLGSSEGNQVKNSYKIFPPKTKSAYRSVPLPEIAYKQIEKWIGLRDTYTSLFPNIYKKSSFLFCKKDGTPLTPRDVRTKFNVIIQKNDLPKITLHGLRHTYTALQIQAGIDPKSLQLLLGHSNVQTTLNIYAHITGDKRKETIEQFDLMLKKFDGGAKAGQAKKTMN, from the coding sequence GTGGCTACATTCAGAAAAAGAGGCAAACAATGGGAATATCGAATTAGATATGTTGACCCCTTTACAGGTAAAAAAGCAGAGCATAGCAAAAGTGGGTTTAAAACTAAGGCTGAGGCAGAGTATGCTGCTTCTGTCGCTTTTATCGATGTAAAAGATGGAAATGTCAAAAATAACCCTAACATTCTGTTTAAAGACTATGCCGATCATTGGTTTGAACTGTATAAAAGGACTGTAAAAGAAACATCCTTAAGGTCACGTAAACAATATTTAAAAACACTAAAAAGCACAATGGGGCAATTAAAGCTTAAAGATCTCACAGATAATTTATATCAAAAAAAATTAAATGAACTTTCAAAAAAATATAAGAAAAATAGTTTGCTAAGCATTAATCAAATCGCACAAATGGTTGCAAAACAAGCTGTTAAAGATCGCTATTTTAAATATAATCCTATTGCCAATGTAAAAATCCCTCACTATGAAGATAGTGAAGAAAAAATAAAACATTGGGATTTAATAGATATAAATAAATTTGATAAGTATGTAAAATCTGAAATAACTAAGAAAAGAAAGCCTTGTAATGCTTATATTTCATTAGAAAAGCAACGTGATCTAGCTTTGTATTATTTATTAATTTATGGTGGCCTTCGTATTGGTGAAGCCTGTTCTCTGTACGTCAATGACTACTACCCACTAACAAAAGAAATTAACATATCTAAAACATTAGGATCATCTGAAGGAAATCAAGTGAAGAATAGCTACAAAATATTCCCACCCAAAACAAAAAGTGCTTATCGATCAGTCCCGTTACCAGAAATAGCTTATAAGCAAATAGAAAAATGGATTGGCTTAAGAGATACTTATACATCTCTTTTTCCAAATATCTACAAAAAATCTTCGTTTCTATTTTGCAAAAAAGACGGAACACCTCTAACACCCAGAGATGTCCGAACTAAATTTAATGTAATCATTCAAAAAAACGATCTACCTAAAATTACTTTACATGGCTTACGTCATACTTACACCGCCTTGCAAATTCAGGCTGGAATTGATCCAAAATCTTTGCAATTACTATTAGGTCATTCAAATGTTCAAACTACATTAAATATCTACGCTCACATAACAGGAGACAAACGTAAAGAAACTATAGAACAATTTGATCTAATGCTAAAAAAATTTGATGGCGGGGCAAAAGCGGGGCAAGCAAAGAAAACCATGAATTAA
- a CDS encoding DUF1642 domain-containing protein: MNKQGLIEKLESLSIVKSGESTYDEGFYDGVYASIESAKQLDEPQKPVVPKFVAEWLEKMRKQLVSYHFESGARFMMFIGIDYHQRRGLLTLNEKVRRWLEKDGNEVKLSNAIDYGYEVEQEPLYYVYFPEITASAGIGEAYLMKTRNGVELADNNDFDDMKFTEQEIKTIDERYWAFAVPVEEVMEG, translated from the coding sequence ATGAATAAACAAGGTTTGATTGAGAAATTAGAAAGTTTATCGATTGTAAAATCAGGCGAATCGACCTACGATGAAGGATTTTATGATGGCGTCTATGCTTCGATTGAGTCAGCAAAACAACTAGACGAACCGCAGAAGCCAGTGGTGCCTAAGTTTGTGGCGGAATGGTTAGAAAAGATGCGTAAGCAATTAGTTTCATACCATTTTGAATCAGGCGCAAGATTTATGATGTTTATAGGTATAGACTATCACCAAAGAAGAGGGCTACTCACGCTTAATGAAAAAGTTCGACGTTGGCTTGAAAAAGATGGAAATGAAGTAAAACTATCTAACGCTATTGATTATGGCTACGAGGTCGAGCAAGAGCCATTGTATTATGTTTATTTTCCAGAGATAACTGCGTCAGCAGGCATTGGAGAAGCTTATCTAATGAAAACTCGTAATGGAGTTGAATTAGCCGATAATAATGACTTCGACGATATGAAATTCACGGAACAAGAAATCAAAACAATCGACGAGAGATACTGGGCGTTTGCTGTGCCAGTGGAAGAGGTGATGGAAGGATGA
- a CDS encoding DUF1351 domain-containing protein — MSNELSTEVIFDVNYQPSVIEIINEDQLANLINATVKRFENLIFKEEDIADAKKARTELNRIFDLIDSKRIEVKKEFSEPLTAFEKQIKAYSDEIKLASKGIADQIKEFEAKTKEERKTIVLAFIKKQANKAEIEPNEISLQSNWLNASSFTAKNNLTKKIEEEIIAECTAIKQEKENYEQQKSLVESYVKAYGLEPMAWISLIDEGLTAAQIFPKIDQAVKELREKEEKEIEKTEKQIKQTATPERAVGTTKEIDTDEPKYSFALNITGTAKQLSVIKQTIESLGVEYSVEMN, encoded by the coding sequence ATGAGCAATGAACTATCAACAGAAGTCATCTTTGATGTCAATTATCAACCAAGTGTAATTGAAATTATCAATGAAGATCAACTAGCGAATTTAATCAATGCAACTGTTAAGCGTTTTGAAAATTTGATTTTTAAAGAAGAGGATATTGCAGATGCTAAGAAAGCAAGAACGGAACTAAATCGAATTTTTGATTTGATCGATTCGAAACGAATAGAAGTGAAGAAGGAGTTTAGTGAACCTCTTACTGCATTTGAAAAACAAATTAAAGCCTACAGCGATGAGATCAAACTAGCATCTAAAGGTATCGCTGACCAAATTAAAGAATTTGAAGCTAAAACAAAGGAAGAACGAAAAACAATTGTTTTGGCATTCATCAAAAAACAAGCAAATAAGGCTGAGATTGAACCTAATGAAATCAGCCTCCAAAGTAATTGGCTGAATGCTTCAAGTTTTACAGCCAAAAACAATTTAACGAAAAAAATTGAAGAAGAAATAATTGCTGAATGCACAGCCATAAAACAAGAAAAAGAAAACTACGAACAGCAAAAATCGTTGGTTGAAAGCTATGTAAAAGCTTATGGTCTTGAGCCAATGGCTTGGATCTCTTTAATTGATGAAGGACTAACTGCAGCACAGATTTTCCCAAAGATAGATCAAGCTGTCAAAGAATTAAGAGAAAAAGAAGAGAAAGAAATAGAAAAGACAGAAAAACAGATCAAACAAACAGCAACTCCAGAAAGGGCTGTGGGAACAACAAAAGAAATAGACACCGATGAACCAAAGTATTCCTTTGCTCTAAATATTACAGGCACTGCTAAACAATTGTCAGTTATCAAACAAACGATTGAAAGCTTAGGTGTAGAGTACTCCGTTGAGATGAATTGA
- a CDS encoding MarR family transcriptional regulator codes for MPTIEVTENEKMIIYGLRAIFAENSKKQLEKVEELYFAKSKQTLFTKKELAEKWGCTVVTVSTYLNASGVEPVDKSGRKFLFDLNQAEEAKRDYTKRTLVKHKLETRARAM; via the coding sequence ATGCCAACTATTGAAGTGACGGAAAATGAAAAAATGATTATATATGGATTGAGAGCGATATTTGCTGAAAACAGTAAAAAGCAATTAGAAAAAGTTGAAGAACTTTATTTTGCTAAATCTAAACAAACGCTCTTTACCAAAAAAGAACTTGCAGAGAAATGGGGATGTACAGTCGTTACAGTAAGCACCTATTTGAACGCTAGTGGTGTGGAACCTGTCGACAAATCAGGAAGAAAGTTTCTGTTTGATCTTAATCAAGCAGAAGAAGCGAAGCGAGATTACACTAAAAGAACTCTTGTTAAACATAAGTTGGAAACACGAGCACGAGCAATGTAA
- a CDS encoding replisome organizer has translation MAERRMFAKTIIDSDAFLDMPLSTQALYFHLSMRADDDGFINNPKKIQRMVGCGDDDLKLLMAKRFILVFESGVIVIKHWKIHNYIRNDRYKPTLYQDEKALLADKDNKAYTFAEELPNRDENLGIPDDNQTVYQMDTQVRLGKDRLGKDSKDIRDVTPPKKSKAKPIRHKYGEYKNVLLSDDQMEKLKTEFPNDYQERIERLSEYCESAGKTYKNYLATIRSWARKEKCEPKKMNSSYKRTGRRETLPEWAIDQEAYQKKKALERSNKPRWDEA, from the coding sequence TTGGCAGAAAGAAGAATGTTCGCAAAGACGATTATTGATTCTGATGCGTTCCTAGATATGCCTTTATCAACACAGGCATTATATTTTCATCTATCAATGCGCGCAGATGACGACGGATTTATCAATAATCCTAAAAAAATACAACGTATGGTTGGTTGTGGCGATGATGACTTAAAACTGCTTATGGCAAAAAGATTCATCTTAGTTTTCGAGAGTGGTGTGATCGTAATTAAGCATTGGAAAATACACAACTATATTCGTAATGATCGCTACAAACCTACGTTATATCAGGATGAGAAAGCTTTACTAGCGGATAAAGATAACAAAGCATACACCTTTGCAGAAGAGCTTCCTAATCGAGATGAAAATCTTGGTATACCAGATGACAACCAAACGGTATACCAAATGGATACACAGGTTAGGTTAGGTAAGGATAGGTTAGGTAAGGATAGTAAAGATATAAGAGATGTAACGCCTCCGAAAAAATCGAAGGCTAAGCCCATCCGTCATAAATACGGAGAGTATAAAAATGTTCTCTTGTCAGATGACCAAATGGAGAAACTCAAAACAGAATTCCCTAATGATTATCAAGAAAGGATTGAACGGTTATCCGAGTATTGTGAATCAGCTGGTAAAACTTATAAAAACTACTTAGCCACTATTCGAAGCTGGGCAAGGAAAGAAAAATGTGAGCCTAAGAAGATGAATAGTAGCTACAAGCGCACAGGAAGACGAGAGACACTGCCTGAATGGGCAATCGACCAAGAAGCTTATCAAAAGAAAAAAGCGCTAGAACGATCAAATAAGCCCCGATGGGATGAAGCGTAA
- a CDS encoding phage antirepressor: MDSPQIFNFEKQEIRTIKINDEPFFVSKDVAEILGYSNTRKAIKDHVDDEDRRAERIVTPLGGIQTLTLINESGLYSLILKSKLPNTKKFKRWVTSEVLPSIRKHGIYATDELLDNPDLLIEVATKLKEERTLRLVAEQRVNELQPKADYYDSILKNKSLMTISIIAKNYGMSATKMNNLLHELGVQYRQGKAWLLYRKHQDKGYTHTEMIPVQGSDNLKPSTKWTQKGHIFIYQLLKNDGILPLIEQKTTA, encoded by the coding sequence ATGGACTCACCACAAATTTTCAACTTCGAAAAACAGGAAATAAGAACAATAAAAATCAACGATGAACCATTCTTTGTTAGTAAAGATGTAGCTGAAATTTTAGGTTATTCAAATACGAGAAAAGCAATTAAAGATCATGTAGATGATGAAGATAGAAGGGCGGAACGAATCGTTACCCCCTTAGGAGGAATACAAACACTAACTTTGATAAACGAATCCGGGTTATATAGCCTTATCTTAAAATCGAAACTTCCAAATACCAAAAAATTTAAACGATGGGTAACTAGCGAAGTACTTCCGTCAATTAGAAAACATGGTATTTACGCAACGGATGAATTGCTAGACAATCCAGATTTGCTGATCGAAGTAGCTACAAAATTAAAAGAAGAGAGAACCCTTCGCTTAGTCGCTGAACAACGAGTGAATGAGTTACAACCAAAGGCAGATTACTATGACAGCATCTTAAAAAATAAAAGTCTTATGACAATCAGTATAATAGCGAAAAATTATGGTATGAGCGCAACCAAAATGAATAATCTTTTACATGAATTAGGTGTCCAATATCGCCAAGGAAAAGCTTGGTTACTATACCGTAAACATCAAGACAAGGGATATACACATACAGAGATGATCCCAGTACAAGGGAGCGATAATTTAAAACCTAGCACCAAGTGGACGCAAAAAGGGCATATTTTCATCTATCAGCTTCTGAAGAATGACGGGATACTTCCTTTGATTGAACAAAAAACAACAGCATAG
- a CDS encoding ERF family protein — MKEMNEMSFNEKVISVQNELKAPKSQYSEYGNYNYRNCEDILKAVKPLNQKMGLLLTLTDEPVVIGNRFYIKATALLTDGKEVLSITAYAREAESRTKMDDSQVTGSASSYARKYALNGLYLIDDAKDADALPQDNPEIENLHDEFVKTFNKYVDQIAETTGLQKDVVAANSLGKHGFENIEQVTNEFYSELIGYLKVSAKKAKQKFKNEPQEKLTTKPSWEDL, encoded by the coding sequence ATGAAAGAGATGAATGAAATGTCTTTCAACGAGAAAGTGATCTCTGTACAAAATGAGCTGAAAGCTCCTAAAAGTCAGTATAGTGAGTACGGCAATTATAACTATAGAAATTGTGAGGACATCCTAAAAGCTGTTAAACCATTAAATCAAAAAATGGGATTGTTACTGACACTTACAGATGAACCTGTTGTAATTGGGAATCGTTTCTATATTAAAGCAACCGCACTATTAACAGATGGAAAAGAAGTGCTAAGTATTACTGCATATGCGAGAGAGGCTGAATCAAGAACAAAGATGGATGATAGCCAAGTAACAGGATCTGCTTCTTCATATGCTCGAAAGTATGCTTTAAACGGTCTGTATTTAATTGACGATGCTAAAGATGCTGATGCACTGCCACAAGATAATCCTGAAATTGAAAATTTACATGATGAATTTGTCAAAACCTTTAATAAGTATGTTGATCAAATAGCTGAAACAACAGGTTTACAAAAGGATGTAGTCGCTGCAAATTCACTTGGTAAACATGGATTTGAAAACATAGAGCAAGTAACTAATGAATTCTATTCAGAACTAATTGGTTACTTAAAAGTTTCAGCTAAAAAAGCAAAACAAAAATTCAAAAATGAACCACAAGAAAAGTTAACGACAAAACCATCGTGGGAGGATTTATAA
- a CDS encoding helix-turn-helix domain-containing protein, with the protein MSLKQQVKIALIGKGWSQRELARQMGISMAYLQDILLENRKPVDRLKQIEALLDIKLEGVDANVPTA; encoded by the coding sequence ATGTCATTGAAGCAACAAGTGAAAATTGCTCTTATTGGAAAAGGGTGGAGTCAACGAGAACTAGCTCGACAGATGGGTATTTCGATGGCGTACTTACAAGATATCTTACTTGAAAATCGCAAGCCAGTTGATCGACTTAAGCAAATTGAAGCACTTTTAGACATCAAATTGGAAGGGGTGGACGCAAATGTTCCAACAGCCTAA
- a CDS encoding putative HNHc nuclease, producing the protein MFKPLIDSYSAILKHFKGQEISATINEEVNIERLKTMYEGYEGDRIIEVRFIDPRRFTAQQRNFIYALIGDIFIDTGTPTDFWKEFFYSRFEGITGRKISLKDESDTTVSDVNILANIILDFIFEHHIPFKEGYEILPANQEYYLYKCITKRVCCICGRTGADIDHFDKALGRRKRKKIDHSEYTYAGLCRIHHTEKHQLGVTNFKNKYQIKGIKLNQETIKKLNIGG; encoded by the coding sequence TTGTTTAAACCGCTAATCGATTCATATTCTGCGATATTGAAGCATTTCAAAGGACAAGAAATTAGCGCAACGATCAACGAAGAAGTAAACATCGAACGACTTAAAACAATGTACGAAGGCTATGAAGGCGATCGGATTATTGAAGTACGTTTCATCGATCCACGTCGCTTCACAGCCCAACAAAGAAACTTCATCTATGCGCTCATAGGGGATATATTCATCGATACAGGCACACCAACGGACTTCTGGAAGGAATTCTTCTACTCTCGTTTTGAAGGTATCACAGGGCGAAAAATAAGCCTCAAGGACGAATCGGATACAACCGTGAGCGATGTAAATATCCTAGCAAATATCATCTTAGATTTCATCTTTGAACATCATATTCCATTCAAAGAAGGTTATGAGATTTTACCAGCGAATCAAGAATACTACTTGTACAAGTGTATTACGAAAAGAGTCTGTTGTATCTGTGGAAGAACAGGAGCTGACATTGATCATTTTGATAAAGCATTGGGTAGACGAAAACGTAAGAAAATTGATCATTCAGAATACACTTACGCAGGACTTTGCAGAATACACCACACAGAAAAACATCAATTAGGTGTAACTAATTTTAAGAACAAGTATCAAATAAAAGGGATTAAGTTAAATCAAGAGACAATCAAAAAACTTAATATAGGTGGTTAA
- a CDS encoding YopX family protein, which translates to MIPKLRAWDKRQNVMRDVAVLHFNKSGKVNSIEYWKTPSELKSYHVRNIELMQSAGLKDKNGVEIFERDIIKNSNGLTGYVTYLQQEAGFVVVLKKSDYRLGHRNTGESYAEATNHEVIGNIYENPELLEEVKK; encoded by the coding sequence ATGATACCGAAACTTAGAGCATGGGATAAACGACAGAATGTAATGAGAGACGTAGCAGTCTTACATTTTAATAAAAGCGGAAAGGTCAACTCTATTGAATATTGGAAAACTCCTTCTGAATTGAAATCGTATCATGTGAGAAATATTGAATTAATGCAATCCGCAGGACTGAAAGACAAGAACGGTGTAGAGATTTTTGAGAGGGATATTATAAAAAACTCAAATGGATTAACCGGCTATGTAACTTATCTGCAACAAGAAGCTGGCTTTGTAGTTGTATTAAAGAAAAGTGATTACAGATTAGGTCATAGAAATACTGGGGAATCATATGCAGAAGCAACTAACCATGAAGTCATCGGAAATATATACGAGAATCCAGAGTTGTTGGAAGAAGTGAAGAAATGA